The sequence below is a genomic window from Alosa alosa isolate M-15738 ecotype Scorff River chromosome 5, AALO_Geno_1.1, whole genome shotgun sequence.
TGCACCTGGACAGGTTCTGGGGAGTAAGCCTGGTCGGGGCTGAGACACGTCTGCTGAACCCAACAACACCATTCAACTGAGAGCGACAAATATCTGCAACGCACATGAGACAGTATATGAATGCTTTTCGAAAATGTAAAAAGTCACTAAAGAAAACTGTAACAAAAACAATTGAAGAAGATAACTTAAAAATGTAAGTATTATTATGAAAATATCTACTTGTGGTATGGTCCTGGGGTCTCAGCTTGCACCAAGAGTTGTTGTCCACTGGGCAAAGTCAGCTGACACCAGCTACAAGGCTGCTGTACTTCTGATTGCATCTGGTGGGCCTGACCAAGTTTCTGTAACAGGTCAAATTAGATATGTGTCAAAGTCAGAACAACACTGACACTCCACAGTATACATATCGAGGGCTTCATTTGTgggggagccagagggagctcTGCTGGACCTCGGAGTTTAAGCCTCTTGAGCTCCCCCTCCTGTAGCGGACAATTTGATATCATTGTATAGTGGCTGGTACTGTAATGGTTCTGTACCCCCTATAAAACAGTTCACAGGTAAACCATGCGttgaaattatttattaatattatatttatattatattaacctATTCATGTGTATTGGAAAAAAACATCTTTGCGCACTACTCAGCTTGACCACCTGATGTtttacaaactagatgtaccgcaaagcgcatctcagtcctgcacatcctctccacaaaaataaatcatgcttgtcaatttatctccatctcctactgcatcccctactcttgcaaatgagtaaatgagtgtgtgcatgggtgtgtttgcttttgtgtatatgtgtgcttctgtgtgtgtgtgtgtttgcttgtgagtgtgtgtgggggataatggtgtgtgagtgtgtttgtgagtacagtatgtgtgtgtgtgtgtgtatgtgtgtgtgcgcatgtgtctttatgtgtgtgtgtttgtgtgtgcctgcgtgcatgcctgcatgtttgtgtgtgtgagtgcatgcatgcgtgtgtgtgcgtatgtgtctttatgtgtgtgtgtgcgtacgtgcttgtgagtgcatgtgtgagtttgcgtgtgtgttcaggtgtgcgtgcatgcgtctgtgcatgagtgtgcgtgagagtgtgtgtgtgtgtgtgcgagtatgTGCACtgggcatacacatacattaacaGAGAAAGACCATGTGAGAAAAACAGGGGATTCCAAGGCACTCTCAATTGGTTCTCTCAAAGGTTAAAAGGCCTTTATTTTGTTGGCTTGGTTACatttaaacctttaaaaaaaCTCTGACGCGTTTCGGCAAACAAGCCTTCATCAGGGAGTCAAAAAAAgagtcgttttttttttttgactccCTGATGTTTTTCTCTCATCTACATTTTCCCATCCAAAGAGcacctcaaacaaacaaatttgagTCCAGGAAGCGCTCCTAGACAGACATTTTTAGAGAAAGACCATGTGTTTGTATAGGTGATGGACTGTATGCATCACTTACCTGTGCTTGTGTGATCGTGTTAATCTTCCACATTGTGTGCACCTTGACCCCATCAAGAAAAGTGATTTCAGCACTACCGTCAGAAAATGCCAGAAAATGCCCCCAGTCTGGCCTGTGTGCTTCCTGGACAAGCTTCAGGGGCTCGGAAATGTTCACTTCCTGTGTAGTAGGAATCAAGAGATGCCAATTTTATATCTGAAGATTACATTTTGGAGTAATATCCAATTATCACACCAACAATGTGTCGATACCATATGTAACAATACTTGATATcgataacaataacaatgataTCATGATAGTCAATTGTCAATTTTGTGATACTCAATACATTGACAGAAAATCATCTATCCTATGATTCATCCTAATATCTGTGCAACTGAAGAAAAGTAGGCAAAACACTCTTAAATAGGCATAAACTGTGTATTTAATGTACAACAAAGTTAACATAGTTTTTTGCAGAGTATGCCATTTTCTCCCAGTTAGCTTCTTCTTCATTACAAGATTactctcattcattcatgtgATATGCACCATGAGAAGTCATGAAGTAGTGACTAGTACATCAAATTGGTCCATTTATTTGGAGCACCAAACGATATTTGGTCCTAGTGTATCGATAACGTAATAGAAAGCATCTGTCAATACACTATTTCCATATCCAATAAATTGTTCCACCCCAGGTTGTGACCGTGACGGCAAGATTTACCTTCTTCCAACAGCAGTTTATGTACGCCAGTTTCAGAGAGTCTTTGGCTTGGTTGTAACACTCCAAAATCCTATCAAAACagatatatatttttcttttaaaaaatacacAATGCTAATGTCATATGCAAAAATATGGTCATATGCAAAAAATGACAGCACAATATCTTACATGTCGTCACAGACCCACCTGTTAGCACGCATCACCACTGAAGACACCGAGTATTTCTGGCCTGGGATGTCTGGTGGAAGGTTGCTCAGATAGTAGGTGCTCTCCATGTTCTGCCAACAGACAATAATTCTTATTAGTATTAGAACTCCAATGATTGTTCCGCAAATTTGTTTTTGCATAGCGATATTATGGTTCTGATCATGTATACAGTGTGTATATAAGAGTTTATatagagtgtgtgcgtgtgtgtgtgtatgcgtgtgtagtctgtgtgcgtgtgaataaCGTAGTTTACTTCATAATACAGCACAAACAGGATAGTGTGAGATACTTGCCTAAATTCTAAATGTTGTATTCTACTTTTGGACATGTTTCCTCTTCAGTTGaggtcaggttttttttttttttaatcaccgAATAGTCAGTGGCTTTATGAtttctggggccgtattcacaaagaattttaaggctaaaagtagctcctaagtggcgaatttaggagcaactcctaaaaataatgggcgtgtcactcctaactttaggactcctaatttttttcactaaaagtaattcacgaagcattttagacctaaaagtagcacctaagtctgggacagcctgaaagaagtcgagaggactcctaactcactaatacatattcacaaacagctttttgtggcatttcacgttgcgatgttttgaaatgggtatgcgcaacaggagcttccaaccccgagggaacaattttgcattgtaggcataaaagggatgctataacgccaccaacaacaaccaaaactactcattgtcaacatgtaaattaaatgtaacgtttcattgtgaatcaaattaaaatgttctcctctttgcaaacgtaggcatatggtgacagattaatttaataatgttgcaaagatagcctagcctactgcatcaatccgtaggcctatgttttattaggctactaggctatttgttttgccttactctttattcatttaggctaggcctttttattcagttattcatcatcttccgtccttcgcactacttgtgtagcgcacgcattctcagacctgtcactcatcatcgtaagggaggtgtttggaatcattcccgcgttacactcatcagccaatcaaggtggtcacttcaattaagctcgtgcatgagtaatgacgtcatccatagcaacgaagactcactcttagtttaggagttgtcatttttccttactaagagtaggtctgaaaggctttgtgaataacatttaagagaaaactcctagctaaaatcttttagtgaaatttaggagtactcctagtggtaagataaaaggctttgtgaatacggcccctgatgTGTTGTCTAgggcaggggttcccaaacttttccacgacaaggccccccaaataccactaggttctggctaAGGACCctcttgatgtgttattaaacacATCGACAATAtaacggcaaatgtaaaaatacattaagctaatcctaataattattttagccacaagcacttcgcaatggagcatacagtgtgtaaaaattgtatttggggctttctgttatatgagagctatcactctactattattcccagtcattatcatggaaaatataatgttcagatatgcatcacattattataatggcattgtataacaaccctcatagtaataggtatattttacattttttaaatgtatttatttgttgcttttatttttctttccaacttgctgaggcccccactttgaaaaccactggtctAGGGAttcacagctgacaaattagGAATTAAGGACACATAGTTTATGACTTACATCACCAGGTCTACATCCTGCTTTGTGATGAGTAAAGTAATTTGCCAACACCCCATTTGATCTTATGACTGATCCATCTCCTGGAGAAATCTCTATGATGGGAACTGTGCCACCAATAATTCTGTTAAGCAAAcataccaaaacaaacaaaaaaatacaaatgtaCATCTAAGATTATGCAGGACAATTAAACTGAAATGTATTTACTTCTCAGTGTCTGTAACAGGAATGAGCAGAAATGTCATACCGATAAATAACACCTTGACACCACAGCACTTTCACAAGGTCTGTTGCCATGCCTTCGTGTGACTCATTGAATGGTGAGGATCCAGTGTTCCATctgcaaacagacacaaatacacacacaaaccgtttgtaaccagtttcattggtTGGGAgaggatttttcttttttattaaagTAAAGTTTTAAAGTAAAGCATGACATACACAATAGGGACTGTATTAATATCAGAGCAAAACTGTAGGAACTAAAGATAGGTTACATCAAAACAGTTTTACCTGTGCATGTGAGGAGAGGGACATCTAAGAGGCAGAGATTCAGGAAGGATTGACTTCAGACCAAGAGTACCATCGGTCTTTGGGGCCTGGCAAGTTTTGTTTGTGGAGGCCTCTTGTGTGTTCATGCTTCGGTTTTCACTGGATTCTCCATTCTGTGTTTTCCAGTGGCTGATGGCTAAAGACAAAGGATGGTGCCAATTTGTTGGGTAACTGGCACAAGAGTGGTGTTGAACAACAGTTGTGAAAAGATAACCATTCCCAGGTATTGCAGATTGAGACTCCCCAACTGTGATCGGTTTAATAGGTCCCTTCTGTTGACTAGATTCACAACTCCCATGGTTGTTCACCCTTTTGATTGCTTCCGATGTGGATTTGTACACAGATTTATCCCCACTGGAGACTGGGTGGCTCTGAGTTATGGAGGACTCTTCTATTTGGTGGGTCAGATGTTTCTCTCCCTGACTGACCCTGCAGCAGAATTCCACAAAAAATTCTTCCCCAGATGAAGTGAGAATAAGCTTCCCATTGCCGTCCACTGAACTCAAGATGGTTTCCCCACCTGGGCGGGTTTCAGGAGAGCCTTCTGCTGGCCAGTCAATATCTGACACAGTTGAAAGCAACCACTGGAAAGAAGGGGGGTGAGTGGCACCTCTAATTAAGCTTGGCCTACTTTTTAGTCATTAAATCAAGCGACTCAGGCAGTCACATATGAATACCTTCCGATGGTAGCTAGGAATGAGTTCCTCTGGTAAAAATGGATGTGTGGCATACTTGTTCCTGAACGTCAAAGCATCCACCAATAAAGCCTGGAAACATTTTACATCTTAGTAAGCAGGTAATTTAAGGCATGCATGAATCAAATGATCTCTTGGTTCACTGATCCAATTTACAGCACCCACCTTGTATTCACTGATAACAAACCGAGTCCTCTGTCGCACTCTTT
It includes:
- the c5h5orf34 gene encoding uncharacterized protein C5orf34 homolog, producing the protein MEMANIRLMIMYESESVDLHYTNGCRLCVSPCGSEFLFEKARPASAHPLQASERVRQRTRFVISEYKALLVDALTFRNKYATHPFLPEELIPSYHRKWLLSTVSDIDWPAEGSPETRPGGETILSSVDGNGKLILTSSGEEFFVEFCCRVSQGEKHLTHQIEESSITQSHPVSSGDKSVYKSTSEAIKRVNNHGSCESSQQKGPIKPITVGESQSAIPGNGYLFTTVVQHHSCASYPTNWHHPLSLAISHWKTQNGESSENRSMNTQEASTNKTCQAPKTDGTLGLKSILPESLPLRCPSPHMHRWNTGSSPFNESHEGMATDLVKVLWCQGVIYRIIGGTVPIIEISPGDGSVIRSNGVLANYFTHHKAGCRPGDNMESTYYLSNLPPDIPGQKYSVSSVVMRANRILECYNQAKDSLKLAYINCCWKKEVNISEPLKLVQEAHRPDWGHFLAFSDGSAEITFLDGVKVHTMWKINTITQAQKLGQAHQMQSEVQQPCSWCQLTLPSGQQLLVQAETPGPYHKYLSLSVEWCCWVQQTCLSPDQAYSPEPVQVQSSKTTCSRSVVAELEKIKRFNFLLENSHLIRTNRISSVPSKDSRTSSGTIYSVGKSSISDALQKTSKAIKDIETLLSHKEYASNSPV